In Brachypodium distachyon strain Bd21 chromosome 2, Brachypodium_distachyon_v3.0, whole genome shotgun sequence, one genomic interval encodes:
- the LOC100829187 gene encoding ATP-citrate synthase beta chain protein 1: MATGQIFSKTTQALFYNYKQLPIQRMLDFDFLCGRETPSVAGIINPGSDGFQKLFFGQEEIAIPVHPTIEAACNAHPTADVFINFASFRSAAASSMSALKQPTIRVVAIIAEGVPESDAKQLISYARANNKVIIGPATVGGVQAGAFKIGDTAGTIDNIIQCKLYRPGSVGFVSKSGGMSNELYSTIARVTDGIYEGIAIGGDVFPGSTLSDHILRFNNIPQVKMMVVLGELGGSDEYSLVEALKQGKVQKPVVAWVSGTCARLFKSEVQFGHAGAKSGGELESAQAKNQALRDAGAVVPTSFEALESVIKETFDKLVEAGNIPPVAEITPPPIPEDLKTAIKSGKVRAPTHIISTISDDRGEEPCYAGVPMSTIIERGYGVGDVISLLWFKRSLPRYCTQFIEICIMLCADHGPCVSGAHNSIVTARAGKDLVSSLVSGLLTIGPRFGGAIDDAARYFKDAYDRGLTPYEFVEGMKKKGIRVPGIGHRIKSRDNRDKRVQLLQKYAHTNFPSVKYMEYAVQVETYTLSKANNLVMNVDGAIGSLFLDLLSGSGMFSKQEIDEIIEIGYLNGLFVLARSIGLIGHTFDQKRLKQPLYRHPWEDVLYTK, from the exons ATGGCGACAGGtcaaattttctcaaaaacCACCCAAGCATTATTCTACAATTATAAGCAACTACCTATTCAACGGATGCTTGATTTTGACTTTCTTTGTG GGAGAGAAACACCTTCTGTTGCTGGAATAATCAATCCTGGTTCTGATGGATTTCAGAAACTTTTCTTTGGACAAGAAGAAATTGCTATTCCAGTTCATCCTAC AATTGAAGCTGCTTGCAATGCACACCCAACTGCTGATGTATTTATCAACTTTGCGTCCTTCCGGAG TGCGGCTGCTTCTTCAATGTCAGCTTTGAAGCAGCCAACAATCAGAGTGGTAGCCATTATTGCAGAGGGAGTTCCTGAATCAGATGCGAAGCAGCTAATTAGCTATGCACGTGCTAACAACAAG GTCATCATTGGACCTGCAACAGTTGGAGGAGTTCAAGCTGGTGCTTTCAAGATTGGTGATACTGCTGGAACTATTGACAACATAATTCAATGCAAGCTTTACAGGCCTGGATCTGTTGGTTTTGTGTCTAAATCG GGTGGCATGTCAAATGAGCTGTACAGCACAATTGCCAGAGTGACAGATGGTATTTATGAAG GAATTGCAATTGGAGGAGATGTTTTCCCTGGCTCAACTCTTTCAGATCACATTCTGCGTTTTAATAACATACCTCAG GTTAAAATGATGGTTGTTCTTGGGGAGCTTGGAGGAAGCGACGAGTATTCACTGGTCGAAGCCTTGaaacaaggaaaggttcagaAACCTGTTGTTGCATGGGTTAGTGGGACATGCGCACGTCTATTCAAATCTGAAGTACAGTTTGGCCACGCT GGGGCGAAGAGTGGTGGTGAGTTGGAATCAGCGCAAGCTAAGAATCAGGCACTAAGGGATGCTGGAGCAGTTGTCCCTACTTCATTTGAAGCTCTCGAAAGTGTGATTaaggagacatttgacaagcTG GTTGAGGCAGGAAATATTCCTCCTGTGGCTGAGATTACACCTCCACCCATTCCTGAGGATCTTAAAACTGCAATTAAGAGTGGGAAGGTCCGAGCTCCCACACACATTATTTCCACTATCTCTGATGACAGAG GTGAGGAACCTTGCTATGCTGGTGTCCCCATGTCTACAATTATTGAACGGGGTTATGGAGTTGGTGATGTTATTTCTCTTCTGTGGTTCAAGCGTAGCCTTCCTCGTTATTGCACTCAGTTTATTGAG ATATGCATCATGCTTTGTGCCGATCATGGTCCTTGTGTATCCGGTGCTCACAATTCGATAGTTACGGCCAGGGCTGGAAAGGACCTTGTTTCCAGCTTGGTATCTG GATTATTGACAATTGGCCCGCGATTTGGTGGCGCAATTGATGACGCTGCTAGGTACTTCAAAGATGCATATGATAGA GGTCTTACACCTTATGAATTTGTTGAGGGCATGAAAAAGAAGGGAATCCGTGTCCCTGGAATCGGTCACAG GATCAAGAGCAGAGACAACAGGGACAAGAGAGTGCAGCTTCTACAGAAATATGCTCACACAAACTTCCCTTCGGTCAAGTATATGGAATATGCTGTCCAGGTTGAGACCTACACTCTTTCAAAGGCCAACAATTTGGTTATGAACGTCGATGGTGCGATTGGGTCTCTTTTCTTGGATCTTCTTTCTGGGAGTGGTATGTTCAGCAAGCAAGAGATTGATGAGATTATAGAGATTGGGTATCTTAATGGACTCTTTGTGCTTGCACGTTCAATTGGCCTAATTGG GCACACCTTTGATCAGAAGAGACTCAAGCAACCACTGTACCGTCACCCATGGGAGGATGTCCTCTACACCAAGTGA
- the LOC100826841 gene encoding nodal modulator 1 — translation MDPRVPVLLVLVLSLAAFSAASDEIHGCGGFVEASSGLAKSRKASDSKLDYSDITVELCTVDGLVKESTQCAPNGYYFIPVYDKGSFVVRVKGPKGWSWKPETVPVVIDQNGCNGNADINFQFTGFTISGKIVGAVGGKSCSKDGGPSGVKVELLSDSDELVASALTSSTGGYSFVNIIPGRYKLRASHPDYDIEMRGSSEVDLRFGNVVADDVFFVSGYNIHGSVVAQGNPILGVHLYLYSNDVKEVRCSQGLSDAPREGALCHAVSGADGKFTFRSIPCGSYELLPYYKGESTVFDVSPSSLPVSVEHSHMTIPQKFQVTGFSVGGRVIDGYGAGVEGANLIIDGQLRAVTDNLGYYRLDQVTSKKYTIVAEKNHYKFNVLENFMILPNVASIDDIKSVQYDVCGVVQTVTPNSKAMVTLTHGPENVKPQKKMVSKDGRFCFEVPTGEYRLSALPVDSEGSSSLMFSPGYIDVNVKSPLLDVEFSQSQVNVHGKVLCKEQCNQNILLSLVRLAAGVEQEKKTTSLEQDNVNFVFTKVFPGKYRLEVKHSSSEASENDDWCWDQNTFDIDVGNDDLVDIVFVQKGYWIELVSTHDTAAYIHQPDSSRLDFQPDTSKFDLLIKKGPQRICIETPGHHELHLVNSCISFGSLSTMFDTQNPMPVHISAKKYLVRGEIHVDISSPQEEIDLLEDIVVDAFKNDGSSIKKLSAIPVLGKSHQNGITAFEYSTWTELGDDFIFVPRDSSTGRKKILFYPSEQQFSVSSDGCQDAVPSITAKTGLYLEGSVAPATSDVDIKIVAAGNSKYAPLKKGDVAAETKTNSDGSFFAGPLYDDIGYEVEASKAGYHLKQTGPYSFACQRLGQILARVYGEKDTEMLPSVLLSLSGEGGYRNNSVSGSSGTFSFGNLFPGSFYLRPLLKEYKFTPSTVAIDLNSGESREVEFHATRVAYSAMGSITLLTGQPKEGVFVEARSESRGHYEEATTDSFGRFRLRGLVPGSTYSIRVVAKDNIRSAAVERASPEYVSIDVGQEDISGIDFVVFERPEATILSGHVEGDDIDMLQPHLSIEIRSVLDPSRIVSVVPVPLSYYFELRNLPKGKHLVQLRSGLPSHTHIFESELVEVDLEKQPQIHVGPLKYKTEERHLKQELTPAPVFPLIAGVSIIALVISMPRLKDLYQSAVGRTSLSSGITPSRKEPRKTILRKRA, via the exons ATGGATCCCCGCGTCCctgtcctcctcgtcctcgtcctatcactcgccgccttctccgcTGCCTCCGATGAGATCCACGGATGCGGTGGCTTCGTCGAA GCGAGCTCGGGTTTGGCCAAGTCGAGGAAGGCATCGGACTCCAAGCTCGACTACTCCGACATCACG GTTGAGCTGTGTACTGTGGATGGATTGGTGAAGGAAAGCACTCAATGTGCTCCTAATGGCTACTATTTTATTCCAGTCTATGACAAG GGTTCATTTGTTGTCAGAGTTAAGGGGCCCAAGGGTTGGTCATGGAAGCCTGAAACT GTTCCTGTAGTCATTGATCAAAATGGATGCAATGGAAATGCAGATATAAATTTTCAGTTTACTGG GTTTACAATATCTGGTAAAATAGTGGGAGCTGTTGGTGGTAAGAGCTGTTCGAAAGATGGAGGGCCTTCCGGTGTGAAAGTTGAGCTGTTATCAGATTCAGACGAGTTAGTTGCATCTGCGCTAACGTCATCAACAGGAGGATATTCGTTTGTGAACATAATTCCTG GGCGCTACAAATTGCGTGCTTCTCATCCTGATTATGACATTGAGATGAGAGGTTCATCAGAG GTGGACTTGCGATTTGGGAATGTTGTAGCAGATGATGTTTTCTTTGTATCTGGATACAATATCCATGGCTCTGTAGTTGCACAG GGAAATCCAATCTTGGGAGTTCACCTGTATTTATATTCAAATGACGTAAAGGAGGTTCGTTGCTCACAAGGTTTGAGTGATGCACCCAGGGAAGGTGCTCTTTGCCATGCAGTATCTGGTGCAGATGGGAAGTTCACGTTTAGATCAATACCCTGTG GTAGCTATGAGCTGTTGCCATACTACAAAGGTGAAAGTACTGTTTTTGATGTCTCCCCTTCTTCATTGCCTGTTTCTGTTGAGCATAGTCACATGACAATCCCGCAAAAGTTCCAG GTTACTGGGTTTTCTGTTGGTGGGCGTGTTATTGATGGCTATGGTGCTGGTGTGGAAGGTGCCAATCTTATAATTGATGGTCAGTTGAGAGCTGTAACAGATAATCTTGGGTATTACAGACTTGACCAG GTTACATCCAAGAAGTATACTATAGTTGCCGAGAAGAATCATTATAAGTTCAACGTTCTGGAGAACTTCATG ATTTTACCAAATGTGGCAAGCATTGATGATATCAAATCAGTTCAGTACGATGTATGTGGTGTTGTTCAAACCGTAACTCCAAATTCTAAAGCAATG GTTACATTAACACATGGGCCTGAAAATGTAAAGCCGCAGAAGAAAATGGTGAGCAAGGATGGAAGATTTTGCTTTGAG GTTCCCACAGGCGAATACCGTTTATCTGCGTTACCTGTAGATTCTGAAGGTTCTTCCAGTCTTATGTTTTCACCAGGATATATTGATGTCAACGTCAAGAGCCCATTGCTTGACGTAGAGTTCTCTCAG TCACAAGTCAATGTTCATGGTAAGGTCCTCTGCAAAGAGCAatgcaaccaaaatattttgcTCTCGCTTGTTAGATTAGCAGCGGGTGTCGAGCAGGAAAAGAAGACAACCAGTTTGGAGCAAGATAATGTTAATTTTGTGTTCACGAAAGTATTTCCCGGAAAATATCGTCTAGAG GTGAAGCATTCTTCGTCTGAGGCCTCTGAAAACGATGATTGGTGCTGGGACCAAAATACCTTTGATATAGATGTTGGTAATGATGATCTGGTAGACATTGTATTTGTGCAAAAGGGCTACTGGATAGAGCTAGTCTCAACTCATGACACTGCAGCATACATTCATCAACCAGACTCTTCTAGACTTGACTTTCAACCAGACACTTCAAAATTTGACTTGTTGATAAAG AAAGGGCCGCAAAGAATTTGCATAGAAACTCCTGGGCATCATGAGCTTCATTTAGTTAATTCTTGCATTTCCTTTGGGAGCTTGTCTACTATGTTTGATACACAAAATCCGATG CCGGTTCATATCAGTGCAAAGAAGTATCTTGTAAGAGGCGAGATCCATGTGGACATAAGCTCCCCTCAGGAAGAAATTGATTTATTAGAAGATATTGTTGTTGATGCCTTTAAGAACGATGGGAGTTCCATTAAAAAATTATCTGCCATACCTGTTCTTGGGAAGAGTCATCAAAATGGCATTACTGCTTTTGAGTACTCTACTTGGACTGAGCTTGGGGATGACTTCATTTTTGTCCCTCGTGATTCTAG CACTGGAAGAAAAAAGATCCTATTTTATCCATCAGAGCAGCAG TTTTCAGTGTCTTCGGACGGATGCCAAGATGCGGTTCCTTCAATCACTGCTAAAACGGGTCTATACCTTGAAGGATCAGTGGCACCTGCAACTTCTGATGTTGATATCAAGATTGTAGCCGCAGGAAATAGCAAGTATGCACCGCTGAAGAAAGGTGATGTAGCAGCAGAGACGAAGACAAATTCCGATGGATCATTTTTTGCAGGTCCCTTGTACGATGATATAGGATATGAAGTTGAAGCTTCAAAG GCTGGTTATCATCTCAAGCAAACTGGTCCATACAGCTTTGCTTGTCAGAGACTTGGACAGATATTAGCTCGTGTTTATGGTGAAAAAGATACAGAGATGTTACCGTCGGTATTATTATCCTTGAGTGGTGAAGGAGGCTACAGAAATAACTCAGTTAGTGGTTCTAGTGGGACTTTCAGCTTCGGCAACTTATTTCCTGGAAGTTTCTATCTCCGTCCTCTTCTTAAG GAATATAAATTTACTCCGTCAACAGTTGCTATTGATCTCAATTCTGGGGAGTCTAGAGAGGTTGAATTCCATGCAACGCGTGTTGCCTACAg CGCCATGGGTTCTATAACACTGCTGACTGGTCAACCAAAGGAAGGTGTTTTCGTTGAAGCTAGATCTGAATCCAGAGGTCATTATGAGGAAGCCACTACAGATTCTTTTGGTAGGTTTCGTCTTAGAGGACTTGTCCCTGGCTCAACTTACTCAATAAGAGTGGTTGCAAAAGATAATATCAGATCCGCAGCAGTTGAGCGTGCTTCACCAGAATATGTGTCTATTGAC gTCGGTCAGGAGGACATCTCTGGTATTGATTTTGTGGTTTTTGAAAGGCCGGAAGCAACAATTTTGAGTGGTCACGTAGAAGGAGATGACATTGATATGTTGCAGCCACATCTTTCTATTGAAATCAGATCGGTTCTTGACCCTTCTAGAATTGTATCTGTAGTTCCTGTTCCTCTTTCATACTACTTTGAATTACGAAATTTGCCCAAAGGCAAGCATCTTGTTCAGCTTCGGTCTGGCCTTCCATCACATACCCATATATTTGAATCAGAGCTGGTTGAAGTTGACCTGGAAAAGCAACCTCAGATTCATGTTGGTCCTCTCAAATATAAAACTGAAGAGCGCCATCTGAAACAG GAACTGACTCCGGCCCCAGTTTTTCCTCTCATTGCTGGAGTTTCTATCATTGCACTGGTGATCAGTATGCCGAG GTTGAAGGACCTGTACCAAAGCGCTGTTGGAAGGACTTCCCTAAGCTCAGGAATCACGCCGAGCAGAAAGGAGCCACGGAAGACAATATTGAGAAAGAGAGCGTGA